A genomic region of Miscanthus floridulus cultivar M001 chromosome 3, ASM1932011v1, whole genome shotgun sequence contains the following coding sequences:
- the LOC136543978 gene encoding uncharacterized protein: MAYGDSVLVINQLNKDWSYSSEKMDAYCAKIRKLEGKFYGIEYHHMVRDQNQPADHLSKIGLSHTAVLLGVFMQDLLVPSIKEEKEVEEVPSVEQLVLAVPSPVADWREKFIKYLTNSEVPADKTGTERLIHRSKHYMLVDGNLMRKSAKDGVLQKYVPQDEGVKLLHEIHSGSYGNHAASRNLRPYYQQILPSEHPGWKIMLKHKPRLFGQRTLIGLRKNT; this comes from the exons ATGGCGTACGGGGACTCCgtgctggttatcaaccagctcaataaagactggtcctattccagtgagaagatggatgcatactgtgccaaaattaggaagcttgaagggaagttctacggtattgagtaccaccacatggtacgagatcaaaatcaaccaGCCGACCACCTCTCAAAAATAGGTTTGTCTCACACTGCGGTTCTACTAGGGGTCTTCATGCAAgatctcctggtgccatccattaaagaagaaaaggaagttgaggaggttccctctgtcgagcagttggtacttgcggtgccTTCGCCGGTGGCCGATTGGAGGGAgaagttcatcaagtacctcaccaactctgaagtacccgccgacaagaccgGCACCGAACGCCTAATCCACCGAAGTAAGCACTACATGTTGGTAGATGGTAACTTGATGAGGAAGAGTGCCAAGGATGGGGTATTGCAGAAGTACGTCCCTCAAGACgaaggagtgaagctacttcatgaaattcattctggttcctatggcaatcacgcggcctcaagaaacctg aggccatactaccagcagatattgccttctgagcacccagggtggaaaattatgttgAAGCACAAGCCacggctgttcggacagaggacattgatcgggctgaggaagaacacctga